A part of Thermocrinis albus DSM 14484 genomic DNA contains:
- the rplC gene encoding 50S ribosomal protein L3 produces the protein MPIGLIGTKVGMTRVFLKDGTAVPVTVIKIEPNYVVAVRRQEKDGYNAVQVGAFPAKEKNLTKPELGHLKKAGLPPLRRLKEFRVDDPDQYQVGQELRVEQIFQPGELVDVVGISKGRGFAGAMKRWDFGGFPKSHGHRYHRAVGSIGQRTDPGRVWKGKRMAGHWGAETIRVQALLVVDVVPEENLLLVKGSVPGHNRGIVFVEKSTIAYRKSQRLKLQRIKHIAETLLRGEA, from the coding sequence ATGCCTATAGGACTCATTGGTACTAAAGTGGGTATGACGAGGGTATTTCTCAAAGATGGAACCGCTGTGCCTGTTACCGTTATAAAGATAGAGCCCAACTACGTGGTGGCCGTAAGGAGGCAGGAGAAAGACGGTTACAACGCAGTTCAGGTAGGTGCCTTTCCTGCTAAGGAGAAAAACCTGACGAAACCTGAACTGGGACATCTTAAGAAGGCGGGTTTACCACCTCTTAGGAGGCTGAAGGAGTTTCGCGTAGATGATCCGGATCAATATCAGGTAGGACAGGAGCTGAGGGTGGAACAGATCTTCCAACCAGGGGAACTGGTGGATGTGGTAGGTATAAGCAAGGGAAGAGGCTTTGCCGGAGCTATGAAAAGATGGGACTTTGGAGGTTTTCCTAAATCTCACGGACACAGGTATCACAGGGCTGTAGGTTCCATAGGCCAGAGGACAGATCCGGGTAGAGTTTGGAAAGGTAAGAGAATGGCCGGTCACTGGGGAGCTGAAACGATAAGGGTACAAGCCCTCTTGGTGGTGGATGTGGTGCCGGAAGAGAACCTTTTGCTCGTTAAAGGCTCCGTTCCAGGTCATAACAGGGGTATAGTCTTTGTGGAGAAGAGCACTATAGCTTACAGAAAGTCCCAGAGACTAAAACTTCAGAGAATAAAGCATATAGCCGAAACTCTCCTGAGGGGTGAAGCATGA
- the rpmC gene encoding 50S ribosomal protein L29 yields the protein MKASELRSLSLADLLKKEEELRRQILRLRIKKKVEGLKDINEIRKVRKDLARVLTVIREKQLRGET from the coding sequence ATGAAGGCCTCTGAGCTAAGGTCCTTGTCCTTAGCGGATCTCCTCAAAAAGGAAGAAGAGCTCAGGCGCCAGATACTACGCCTGAGGATAAAGAAGAAGGTAGAAGGTCTTAAGGACATAAATGAGATAAGAAAAGTGCGTAAGGATCTCGCCAGGGTTCTCACCGTTATAAGGGAAAAACAGTTGAGGGGTGAAACATGA
- a CDS encoding homoserine dehydrogenase, with protein MRVRVGIVGCGTVGTGTAELLLKNGHLIRKKTGLDIVLTKVADVDWERPRSFEVPHHLRTTHYTEVIEESDIVVELVGGKGFAKQVILEALEKGKHVVTANKHLLAEDGKEIFLKAQEKGLWIGFEASVGGGIPIVKALREGLSANRILNIYGILNGTTNYILTRMLEEDMTFDEALAEAKRMGYAEADPSLDIDGWDSAHKITILATVAFGKFFPFGSVHVEGIRQVDLLDVELGKELGYTLKLLAICKRVDSEVELRVHPTFIPSEEQLAKVSDVFNAVMVEGDFVGKTMFYGRGAGSHPTASAVVADIIDIARNIAGGIRALHPFYWEEEELHISSNFYSRYYLRLDVPDRPGVLAKVAQVLGDNGISIASVLQKEKVCRMAGREGQSVIPLVLLTHKAYEKQMRKAIEEIKNLPMVEGHPVLIRVEEEKL; from the coding sequence GTGAGAGTAAGGGTTGGTATAGTAGGCTGTGGTACGGTAGGTACGGGGACCGCTGAACTCCTTCTCAAAAATGGCCATCTTATAAGGAAGAAGACGGGACTAGATATCGTTCTCACCAAGGTAGCGGATGTTGACTGGGAACGTCCAAGAAGCTTTGAGGTACCCCATCATCTGAGGACTACCCACTACACGGAGGTGATAGAGGAGTCTGACATAGTGGTGGAACTGGTAGGAGGAAAGGGTTTTGCCAAACAGGTTATACTGGAAGCCTTAGAAAAAGGTAAGCATGTGGTGACAGCCAACAAACACCTTCTGGCTGAAGACGGAAAAGAGATATTCCTCAAAGCTCAGGAAAAGGGTCTGTGGATAGGTTTTGAGGCTTCAGTGGGAGGAGGTATCCCCATAGTGAAGGCTCTTAGAGAAGGTCTATCTGCCAACAGGATACTGAACATATACGGTATACTCAACGGTACTACCAACTACATCCTCACCCGTATGTTGGAAGAGGACATGACCTTCGATGAGGCTCTGGCAGAGGCCAAAAGGATGGGATACGCCGAGGCGGACCCTTCCTTGGACATAGACGGATGGGACTCAGCCCACAAGATAACCATTCTGGCAACGGTAGCTTTCGGTAAGTTCTTTCCTTTTGGAAGCGTACACGTGGAGGGTATAAGGCAGGTGGACCTTCTGGACGTGGAACTGGGTAAAGAGCTGGGATACACCCTCAAGCTTCTGGCCATATGCAAGAGGGTGGATTCGGAGGTAGAACTACGTGTACATCCCACCTTCATACCTTCCGAAGAACAGTTGGCCAAAGTGTCGGATGTATTCAACGCGGTGATGGTGGAGGGGGACTTTGTAGGTAAAACCATGTTCTACGGAAGAGGTGCAGGTTCACACCCTACCGCCTCCGCTGTGGTGGCTGATATTATAGACATAGCCCGTAACATAGCGGGGGGAATAAGAGCCCTACATCCCTTCTATTGGGAGGAAGAGGAGCTTCACATAAGCTCCAACTTTTACAGCAGGTATTACCTGAGACTGGATGTTCCGGACAGACCCGGTGTGTTGGCAAAAGTGGCACAGGTACTAGGCGATAACGGCATAAGTATAGCGTCAGTACTGCAGAAGGAAAAGGTGTGCCGGATGGCAGGAAGAGAAGGACAGAGTGTTATCCCCCTAGTTTTATTGACTCACAAGGCTTACGAGAAACAGATGCGCAAAGCTATAGAGGAGATAAAGAACCTCCCTATGGTGGAGGGACATCCCGTCCTTATAAGAGTAGAGGAAGAGAAGCTATGA
- the rplD gene encoding 50S ribosomal protein L4, producing MSDLQLREDIFGVEVKKHVLWEAVKWQLAARRQGTHSTKTRAEVNYSGRKILPQKGTGNARHGERGAPIFVGGGVAHGPKPRDYYYTLPKKVRKLALRMALSSKAKEGKVLLVDKVEIGEVPKTKKAVEFLKTHNVADQKVLLIVPQKDEVVIKSFRNIPTAKVLPVDGLNVYDILWADWLIIDKMALGKIYERLAP from the coding sequence ATGAGTGATCTACAGCTGAGAGAGGATATTTTCGGTGTGGAAGTGAAAAAACACGTTCTGTGGGAGGCTGTCAAGTGGCAGCTGGCGGCAAGGCGGCAGGGTACCCACAGTACCAAGACGCGTGCCGAAGTGAACTACAGTGGTAGGAAGATTCTACCTCAGAAGGGAACGGGAAACGCAAGACACGGTGAGCGCGGAGCTCCCATCTTTGTAGGTGGAGGTGTGGCTCACGGTCCAAAACCAAGAGACTATTATTACACCCTTCCCAAAAAGGTTAGGAAACTGGCTTTGAGAATGGCTTTGTCCTCGAAAGCTAAGGAAGGCAAGGTACTCTTAGTGGATAAGGTGGAAATAGGTGAAGTACCCAAAACCAAGAAGGCGGTGGAGTTTTTGAAAACTCATAATGTAGCTGACCAGAAAGTACTGTTGATAGTACCGCAAAAAGATGAAGTGGTTATAAAGTCCTTTAGGAACATACCCACCGCTAAAGTGCTTCCCGTGGATGGCCTCAACGTTTACGATATACTGTGGGCAGATTGGCTTATAATAGATAAGATGGCTCTTGGAAAGATCTACGAGAGGCTTGCACCATGA
- the rpe gene encoding ribulose-phosphate 3-epimerase, protein MKLLAPSILSADFYRLGEQIEACVRGGADILHFDVMDGLFVPNISFGPVVLESIKKHCPLPLDAHLMIVEPDRYIRDFVMAGASMVSVHIEGNHHIHRTVELIKSLGAKAGVVINPGTPLHLLEEVLYYVDFVLLMSVNPGFGGQTFIPRSLERIRQLKEMIGRINPSVLIEVDGGIKEDNIRLVAEAGADILVVGSGIFSHPDVEAQTRKLKSLLNVSEAV, encoded by the coding sequence ATGAAACTATTAGCACCCTCCATTCTTTCAGCAGACTTTTACCGCCTCGGAGAGCAGATAGAAGCCTGTGTAAGAGGTGGTGCAGACATCCTTCACTTTGATGTGATGGATGGACTCTTCGTACCCAACATATCCTTTGGTCCGGTGGTGCTAGAGAGCATAAAGAAGCACTGTCCTCTACCTTTAGATGCTCACCTCATGATAGTAGAACCTGACAGATACATAAGGGACTTTGTGATGGCAGGTGCCAGCATGGTGAGCGTTCATATAGAAGGTAACCACCACATACACAGAACTGTGGAACTTATAAAATCTTTGGGGGCCAAAGCCGGTGTTGTTATAAACCCCGGAACACCTCTCCATCTTTTGGAAGAGGTGCTCTACTATGTAGATTTTGTTCTTCTTATGTCGGTGAACCCCGGTTTTGGCGGACAGACCTTCATACCGCGATCCTTAGAGAGGATACGCCAGCTCAAGGAGATGATTGGGAGAATAAACCCCTCAGTACTCATAGAGGTGGATGGAGGAATAAAAGAAGATAATATAAGGCTTGTGGCCGAGGCCGGTGCTGATATTCTGGTGGTAGGTTCGGGTATATTCTCTCATCCTGACGTAGAAGCTCAGACAAGAAAACTCAAGTCCCTCCTCAACGTTTCAGAGGCAGTGTGA
- the rplP gene encoding 50S ribosomal protein L16 gives MSFLAPKKTKFRKQQRGTLKGKAFRGNKVSFGDYGIQALEACWLTQRQIEAGRVALVRALRKGAKVWITVFPDKPYTRKPNEVRMGGGKGDPEGFVAVVRPGRILFEFSGVNDEVAEEAFRLVAAKLPIKVRLVKKGGQL, from the coding sequence ATGTCTTTTTTGGCACCTAAGAAAACCAAGTTTAGGAAACAACAGAGAGGAACCTTAAAGGGTAAGGCTTTCCGAGGAAACAAAGTTTCTTTCGGTGACTACGGTATACAGGCTCTTGAGGCTTGCTGGCTCACCCAAAGGCAGATAGAGGCTGGTAGGGTGGCCTTGGTAAGAGCTCTCAGGAAAGGTGCAAAGGTATGGATAACCGTCTTCCCTGACAAGCCCTACACCAGGAAGCCCAACGAAGTGCGTATGGGTGGAGGTAAAGGAGATCCTGAGGGTTTTGTGGCTGTGGTAAGGCCAGGAAGGATCCTCTTTGAGTTCTCCGGTGTGAACGACGAAGTAGCGGAGGAAGCTTTTAGATTGGTGGCGGCCAAGTTACCCATAAAGGTAAGACTCGTCAAGAAAGGAGGGCAACTATGA
- the rpsJ gene encoding 30S ribosomal protein S10 — protein sequence MEQEIIRIKLRSYDHRLLDQSVKQIIDVVKRTGGAVRGPIPLPTRRRRWVVLRSPHKFDQSREHFEIREHKRIIDIVRVTPQTVESLMNLTLPAGVDVELKMEEG from the coding sequence ATGGAGCAGGAGATAATACGTATAAAGCTAAGATCCTACGACCACAGGCTCTTGGATCAGTCTGTAAAACAGATAATAGATGTAGTGAAAAGAACGGGGGGTGCGGTCAGAGGTCCCATCCCCCTTCCCACAAGAAGGAGAAGATGGGTGGTACTTCGTTCTCCCCACAAGTTTGACCAATCCAGAGAACACTTTGAGATAAGAGAGCATAAGAGGATCATAGACATAGTGAGAGTTACCCCTCAAACGGTGGAATCCCTCATGAACCTAACCTTACCTGCAGGAGTAGACGTAGAGCTCAAGATGGAGGAGGGTTGA
- the tuf gene encoding elongation factor Tu produces the protein MAKEKFVREKEHVNVGTIGHVDHGKSTLTSAITCVLGAGLMPGGKAKCTKYEEIDKAPEERERGITINITHVEYETAKRHYAHVDCPGHADYIKNMITGAAQMDGAILVVSAADGPMPQTREHVLLARQVNVPYIVVFMNKCDMVDDAELLDLVELEVRELLSKYEYPGDEVPVIRGSALGALQELEGGKPDKWCQSILQLLEAMDEYIPTPVREADKPFLMPIEDVFSISGRGTVVTGRVERGTLRPGEEVEVVGLREEPLKTVATSIEMFRKVLDEALPGDNIGVLLRGVGKDDVERGQVLAKPGSVKAHRKFRAQVYVLSKEEGGRHSPFFAGYRPQFYFRTADVTGVVVKLPEGQEMVMPGDNVELEVELIKPVAMEEGLRFAIREGGRTVGAGVVTKILE, from the coding sequence ATGGCTAAGGAGAAGTTTGTAAGGGAGAAGGAGCACGTTAACGTAGGGACTATAGGGCACGTAGACCACGGGAAGTCCACCTTAACATCAGCCATAACGTGTGTGTTGGGTGCCGGACTTATGCCTGGCGGTAAAGCCAAGTGTACCAAGTACGAGGAGATAGACAAGGCACCTGAGGAGAGGGAAAGAGGAATCACCATAAACATAACCCACGTGGAGTATGAGACAGCCAAGAGGCACTATGCTCACGTAGACTGTCCTGGGCATGCGGACTACATCAAGAACATGATAACGGGAGCAGCGCAGATGGACGGGGCCATACTGGTGGTTTCAGCGGCAGATGGACCCATGCCCCAGACGAGGGAGCACGTACTTTTAGCGAGACAGGTGAACGTACCGTACATAGTGGTGTTTATGAACAAATGTGACATGGTAGACGATGCGGAGCTGTTGGACTTAGTGGAACTAGAAGTGAGGGAACTACTCAGCAAGTATGAGTATCCTGGAGATGAAGTACCCGTTATAAGGGGATCAGCGTTGGGTGCATTACAGGAGCTGGAAGGGGGCAAGCCTGACAAGTGGTGTCAGAGCATACTACAGCTGTTGGAAGCCATGGACGAATACATACCGACACCAGTGAGAGAAGCGGACAAACCGTTCTTGATGCCAATAGAGGACGTGTTTAGCATATCTGGACGTGGTACAGTGGTGACAGGGAGAGTGGAGAGGGGGACACTGAGACCTGGAGAGGAAGTGGAGGTAGTAGGTTTAAGGGAGGAGCCGTTGAAGACGGTAGCGACGTCTATAGAGATGTTCAGGAAGGTGTTGGACGAGGCGTTACCAGGAGACAACATAGGGGTGTTGTTGAGGGGAGTAGGTAAGGACGATGTGGAACGTGGTCAGGTGTTGGCGAAGCCTGGCAGTGTGAAGGCCCACAGGAAGTTTAGGGCACAGGTATATGTGTTGAGCAAGGAGGAAGGTGGAAGGCACAGTCCGTTTTTTGCTGGTTACAGGCCACAGTTTTACTTTAGGACAGCGGACGTGACTGGTGTGGTGGTGAAGTTGCCTGAGGGGCAGGAGATGGTGATGCCTGGGGATAATGTAGAGTTGGAAGTGGAGTTGATAAAGCCTGTGGCCATGGAGGAAGGACTTAGGTTTGCCATAAGGGAAGGTGGAAGGACTGTGGGAGCTGGTGTCGTTACCAAGATCTTAGAGTGA
- the rplB gene encoding 50S ribosomal protein L2 produces the protein MGVRKLKPVTNGQRHAVLYDFSEITKREPEKSLTFFYKRAKGRSHGKITVRSRGGGHKKRYRLIDFKRDKSLVPAKVAAIEYDPFRSARIALLHYADGEKRYIIWPDGLKVGDTVMSISYEDAEAGKELPEIKVGNALPLKYIPVGTIVHNVELHPGKGGQLARAAGTYAQVLGKVDDYVQLRLPSGEIRLVHQRCMATVGAVGLAEHELVKLGKAGRARWLGWRPHTRGTAMNPVDHPHGGGEGKTKGKHPESPWGWKTKGYKTRRGKKYSDKFILVTRKGRPLKKGG, from the coding sequence ATGGGCGTGAGGAAGTTGAAACCTGTAACCAACGGTCAGAGACACGCGGTTCTATACGACTTTAGTGAAATCACCAAAAGGGAACCCGAAAAGTCCCTAACCTTCTTCTATAAGAGGGCTAAGGGAAGGTCCCACGGTAAGATAACGGTAAGATCCAGAGGTGGAGGACACAAGAAACGCTACAGACTTATAGACTTTAAGAGGGATAAGAGTTTGGTTCCTGCAAAAGTAGCTGCTATAGAATACGATCCTTTTAGATCTGCACGTATAGCCCTATTGCACTACGCAGACGGAGAGAAGCGCTACATTATCTGGCCTGACGGTCTGAAAGTGGGTGATACCGTAATGTCCATATCTTATGAGGATGCTGAAGCGGGTAAGGAACTGCCTGAGATAAAGGTGGGTAATGCCTTACCTCTCAAGTACATACCCGTAGGTACCATAGTACACAACGTGGAGCTACATCCCGGTAAAGGAGGTCAGCTAGCCAGAGCTGCCGGAACCTACGCTCAAGTACTAGGTAAGGTAGATGACTATGTTCAGCTCAGGTTACCCTCAGGAGAGATAAGGTTGGTCCACCAGAGGTGTATGGCTACGGTAGGAGCTGTAGGTTTGGCAGAGCACGAATTGGTGAAGTTGGGCAAAGCGGGAAGAGCTAGGTGGCTAGGTTGGAGGCCTCACACGAGAGGAACAGCCATGAACCCTGTGGATCACCCTCACGGTGGTGGTGAAGGTAAAACCAAAGGTAAGCATCCTGAATCACCTTGGGGATGGAAGACTAAGGGGTATAAGACCAGAAGGGGCAAGAAGTATTCCGATAAGTTCATACTGGTGACCAGAAAAGGCAGACCTCTCAAGAAAGGAGGGTAA
- the rpsQ gene encoding 30S ribosomal protein S17, whose product MSQEKKWHEKRKEMVGVVVSDKMDKTVVVKVDRKVQHPIYKKHIIKSKKYHAHDPNNECKVGDIVVIRETRPISKTKRWVVVKILQRAKTPETVEQENV is encoded by the coding sequence ATGAGTCAGGAAAAGAAATGGCACGAAAAAAGAAAGGAGATGGTAGGTGTTGTGGTAAGTGACAAGATGGACAAAACAGTAGTGGTGAAGGTGGACCGTAAGGTCCAACACCCCATTTACAAGAAGCACATTATAAAAAGTAAGAAGTATCACGCTCATGACCCCAACAACGAGTGCAAAGTGGGTGACATAGTGGTTATAAGAGAGACAAGGCCCATATCTAAGACCAAAAGATGGGTGGTGGTCAAGATCCTTCAGAGAGCAAAAACCCCTGAAACGGTAGAGCAAGAGAACGTATAA
- the rpsS gene encoding 30S ribosomal protein S19, whose translation MVDKKAWVDPKLWMRIRKMNETGERKVVKTYSRDTTIIPEFVGHTIAVHNGKTFVPVYITSDMVGHKLGEFAPTRTFRGHPDKSAKAAKKK comes from the coding sequence CTGGTAGATAAAAAGGCGTGGGTTGATCCAAAGCTGTGGATGAGGATCAGAAAGATGAACGAAACCGGTGAGAGGAAGGTGGTGAAAACCTACAGTAGGGATACTACCATAATACCGGAGTTTGTGGGGCATACTATAGCGGTCCATAACGGAAAGACCTTCGTCCCTGTCTACATAACGTCCGATATGGTAGGGCATAAGCTGGGTGAGTTTGCCCCCACACGTACCTTCAGGGGGCATCCTGATAAATCTGCAAAAGCCGCTAAGAAGAAGTGA
- the rpsC gene encoding 30S ribosomal protein S3, whose product MGQKTHPIGFRLGIIKDWTSKWYAEGKDYTQLLHEDLKIKRYIKERYASAGISRVVVERMAEKVKVRILAARPGIIIGRKGAEVEQLKKDLEKMAPGKIITITVDEVRTPELDAQLVAEEIALQIERRVSHRRAMKRAIDNAIKAGAKGVKVQVKGRIGGAELARAEWFLVGRMPLQTLRADIDYGFAVAQTKYGVLGVKVWIYKGDILKGGKEEIVKKIEEDLKRAEKEALAS is encoded by the coding sequence ATGGGTCAGAAAACTCACCCTATAGGTTTCAGATTGGGCATAATAAAGGACTGGACCTCTAAGTGGTATGCTGAAGGTAAGGACTACACCCAGCTACTTCACGAGGATCTGAAGATAAAGAGGTACATAAAGGAAAGGTATGCTTCTGCAGGTATATCCCGTGTAGTAGTGGAGAGAATGGCTGAGAAAGTGAAGGTGAGAATACTGGCTGCAAGACCAGGTATCATAATAGGTCGGAAAGGTGCAGAAGTAGAGCAACTCAAGAAGGATCTTGAAAAGATGGCACCTGGGAAGATCATCACCATCACGGTGGATGAGGTAAGGACACCTGAACTGGATGCTCAACTGGTGGCCGAGGAGATAGCCCTTCAGATAGAGAGGAGGGTGTCTCACAGAAGAGCTATGAAGAGAGCCATAGACAACGCCATAAAGGCGGGTGCAAAAGGTGTGAAGGTACAGGTGAAGGGAAGGATAGGTGGTGCTGAGCTGGCAAGAGCTGAGTGGTTTCTCGTGGGAAGGATGCCTCTGCAGACGCTGAGAGCCGATATAGACTACGGTTTTGCCGTGGCACAGACCAAGTACGGTGTTCTCGGTGTTAAGGTATGGATATACAAGGGTGATATCCTCAAAGGCGGTAAAGAAGAGATCGTTAAGAAGATAGAAGAAGATCTTAAGAGGGCTGAGAAGGAAGCCCTCGCCAGCTGA
- a CDS encoding LPS-assembly protein LptD — protein sequence MLWLFLLLVFIQIGWGVEILSDTLERLPDGTLEARGNVEAYYRQYYIRADYLRYNPETKEVFAEGNVYVRSTDGRLEAKGRSAFLNLKEDTGYFQDTNGRFERFYISAKEVTKEKDVYRAKDGSVTTCPPQKKEMSLCFSKARIDDRYVFSTNNTLRLFRIPVAYLPLAFFPVGDRRSGLLPPVVGSNTYNTFIYQQPIYWAISRDKDATLTLDLRDKQAKGLSLEYRQAVEASRKLELSLSFYKEPTPPQKWWEGRPLSTFRENRYRLRFSFLWDDIKGGIDTVSDPYFLQDVYLHTKERTVPYLSSYVNYMKDTDRWFFSFDVRHFYDTTSPNNSKTLQRLPEVSFYLKDSPLVGKLSYNALFMYTNFYRKEGPKTGRFVFFPQLSLSTSVLSVPTYWSLTWENIFYTKGEDVSTLRFHGRVPFVRDFVVGSWRSYNLLEVSYLYRPRSYNNPRMDPIDEVNKENQAGFLWRSSNSFGGREFLSLQLQTAYNFLGEYTYLGQKVKRNLLPVRGVVSLKPLPSLTFYTDTLYDVEGGNILTSSSNLQWVKGSSSLSVGYLTTRDVLGKRLGEQINYTFTTTFRDTTVRLYTLHDMRLNKDLLRQLNVDYRGACWGIGFMVRDFYDGNRAKYIKEFFLVFNIFDLQRFTLPLKR from the coding sequence GTGCTGTGGCTCTTCCTGCTTCTTGTTTTTATTCAGATAGGCTGGGGTGTGGAGATTTTATCCGACACCCTGGAGAGATTACCAGATGGTACCCTAGAAGCTAGGGGAAACGTAGAAGCTTACTACAGGCAGTATTACATAAGAGCCGATTACCTGCGGTATAATCCGGAGACCAAAGAGGTATTTGCCGAGGGGAATGTGTACGTAAGATCCACAGATGGGAGGTTGGAGGCTAAAGGCAGATCTGCCTTTCTGAACCTTAAGGAAGATACAGGTTACTTCCAAGATACCAACGGACGTTTTGAGAGGTTTTATATCAGTGCGAAAGAGGTAACAAAGGAAAAGGATGTGTATCGTGCTAAGGATGGCAGTGTTACCACTTGTCCTCCTCAGAAGAAGGAGATGTCTCTTTGTTTTTCAAAAGCTAGGATAGATGACAGGTATGTTTTCTCCACCAACAACACCCTGAGGCTCTTTAGGATACCCGTTGCCTATCTTCCGTTGGCTTTCTTTCCTGTAGGAGATAGGCGTTCCGGCCTTCTACCTCCTGTCGTAGGATCCAACACTTACAACACCTTTATTTACCAACAACCTATTTACTGGGCTATCTCACGGGATAAAGATGCCACACTCACGTTGGACCTGAGGGACAAACAGGCCAAAGGATTATCTCTGGAGTACAGGCAGGCAGTGGAAGCCTCCCGAAAACTGGAACTGTCTTTGTCCTTTTATAAGGAGCCCACACCACCACAAAAGTGGTGGGAAGGGAGGCCCTTATCCACCTTCAGAGAGAACAGATACAGACTTCGTTTTTCCTTTCTTTGGGATGATATCAAAGGAGGTATAGACACTGTATCTGACCCCTACTTCCTTCAGGACGTATACCTTCATACGAAGGAGAGAACTGTACCTTACCTATCCTCCTACGTCAACTATATGAAGGATACCGATAGGTGGTTTTTCTCCTTTGACGTAAGGCATTTTTACGATACAACCTCTCCCAACAATTCTAAGACTCTTCAAAGGTTGCCGGAAGTAAGTTTTTACCTAAAGGACTCTCCCCTTGTAGGAAAGCTTTCCTACAACGCTCTTTTTATGTACACCAACTTTTACAGAAAAGAAGGTCCCAAAACGGGAAGGTTTGTGTTCTTCCCTCAGCTTTCTCTATCTACGTCTGTTCTTTCTGTACCCACCTACTGGAGCTTAACATGGGAGAACATTTTCTACACCAAAGGAGAGGATGTTAGCACCCTAAGATTTCATGGTAGAGTTCCCTTTGTGCGGGACTTTGTGGTAGGATCTTGGCGCTCCTACAACCTATTGGAAGTATCTTATCTGTACAGACCACGATCTTACAACAATCCTCGTATGGACCCCATAGACGAGGTAAACAAGGAGAATCAGGCAGGCTTTCTTTGGAGGAGTAGTAACTCTTTTGGAGGGAGAGAGTTTTTGAGTCTTCAACTGCAGACCGCTTACAACTTCTTGGGTGAGTACACGTATTTGGGTCAAAAGGTCAAGAGGAACCTACTTCCTGTCAGAGGGGTGGTCTCTTTGAAACCCCTCCCTTCTCTTACCTTTTACACAGACACCCTCTACGATGTGGAGGGAGGAAACATACTCACTTCCTCTTCAAACCTTCAATGGGTAAAAGGATCCTCCTCTCTGAGTGTGGGATACTTGACCACCCGTGATGTGTTGGGTAAAAGACTGGGGGAACAGATAAACTACACTTTCACCACCACCTTCCGAGATACTACTGTAAGGTTATACACTTTGCACGACATGAGGCTCAATAAGGACTTGCTGAGACAGTTAAACGTGGATTATAGAGGAGCTTGTTGGGGGATAGGATTCATGGTGAGGGACTTTTACGATGGTAACAGGGCCAAGTACATAAAGGAGTTCTTTCTTGTCTTTAACATCTTTGACCTCCAGAGGTTCACACTGCCTCTGAAACGTTGA
- the rplW gene encoding 50S ribosomal protein L23, whose amino-acid sequence MRRPEEIIIRPIITEKSNRLMEDYKKYTFEVALDATKHEIKYAIEKLFGVKVLKVNTMIVKPRKKRVYGKFRKYGYTRAYKKAIVTIDPSQEIDLLSV is encoded by the coding sequence ATGAGGAGACCTGAGGAGATTATCATAAGACCCATCATAACGGAGAAAAGTAACAGACTGATGGAAGACTACAAAAAGTACACCTTTGAGGTGGCTTTGGATGCCACCAAACACGAAATTAAGTACGCGATAGAAAAGCTCTTTGGTGTTAAGGTTCTCAAGGTTAACACCATGATAGTGAAACCGAGGAAGAAGAGGGTGTACGGTAAGTTTAGGAAATATGGTTACACGAGAGCCTATAAGAAGGCCATAGTGACCATAGATCCCTCTCAGGAGATAGACCTTCTTAGTGTGTGA
- the rplV gene encoding 50S ribosomal protein L22: MEARAILRYARISPLKARQVLRLIQGKRAADALYQLEFMPKKAAKIVANVLRSAIANADQKKMDLEKLYIKKAVADQGPMYKKWMPRAHGRATMIRKRTSHITIILEEREEEK; the protein is encoded by the coding sequence ATGGAGGCAAGAGCGATACTAAGGTACGCACGTATATCTCCCCTGAAGGCCAGACAGGTTTTGAGACTCATTCAGGGTAAGAGAGCCGCTGATGCCCTCTACCAGTTGGAGTTTATGCCTAAAAAGGCCGCCAAGATAGTGGCAAATGTTTTGCGTAGCGCTATAGCCAACGCGGACCAAAAGAAGATGGATTTGGAAAAACTGTACATAAAGAAGGCGGTGGCTGATCAGGGACCTATGTACAAAAAGTGGATGCCGAGAGCTCACGGAAGAGCCACCATGATACGCAAGAGGACGAGCCATATCACCATAATTCTTGAAGAGAGAGAGGAGGAGAAGTAA